TGCACTTCGATTTTATCTTCACCGATGGCGCGCACAATGCCTTCTTGCCCCAACGTGCGCACCTGCACTTTCGAGCCAAGCCGCACCGGGCCGTGAACCTGCGCAATCTCGGGATCGAGGCGTTCAACCGGCGCTTCGACTTCTTCAGCGATTTCTTCAATTTGCTCTTCGACTTGCTCCAGAATTTCCAACGGTTGGCGGGCGCGGCGCAATTCGGCGCGCAATTCTTTGAGTTGTCCGCGCACATCTTTGAGTTCAGTTTCGGCTTCCTGGCGAGCATCTTCGAGCACTTCGCGACGTTCATCTTCAATCGTTTCCAGGCGTTCCGCCAATTCAATGCGCAGTTTTTCCGATTGATGACGCGCTTCTTCGGCGCGCATACGCGCTGCGCGCGAGGCATCGCGCTGGCGATAGATTTCATCCAGCAAATCGTCGGCGCGCAACTCATCGGGGTCAATTTCCTGCCGGGCGGCAGAAATAATCACCGCGGGCATGCCCAGGCGTTCGGCAATTGCCAGTGCATTCGAGCGCCCTGGCAAGCCAATCGTCAGATGGTAGGTTGGGCGCAGGGTTTCCAGGTCGAACTCGACACTGGCATTGACCACCCCGGGGGTAGCATGGGCAAAGGCCTTAAGCTCCGGATGGTGGGTGGTCACCAACGTGGTAATCTCCCGCTCGACCAGGTGAGTCAACAACGAGCGCGCCAACGCCGCGCCCTCCTGCGGATCGGTTCCAGCCCCTAATTCATCCAAAATCACCAGCGAACGCGTATCCGCCTGTTCCAAAATGTGAATAATATTGGTGATATGCCCGGAGAAGGTGGAAAGCGACTGCTCGATAGATTGCTC
This genomic stretch from Chloroflexota bacterium harbors:
- a CDS encoding endonuclease MutS2; translated protein: EQSIEQSLSTFSGHITNIIHILEQADTRSLVILDELGAGTDPQEGAALARSLLTHLVEREITTLVTTHHPELKAFAHATPGVVNASVEFDLETLRPTYHLTIGLPGRSNALAIAERLGMPAVIISAARQEIDPDELRADDLLDEIYRQRDASRAARMRAEEARHQSEKLRIELAERLETIEDERREVLEDARQEAETELKDVRGQLKELRAELRRARQPLEILEQVEEQIEEIAEEVEAPVERLDPEIAQVHGPVRLGSKVQVRTLGQEGIVRAIGEDKIEVQIGNLRVRARLSDLILRGNAVTEDGGQKTEKKQPVSSSRRRSVVIGATGESPGIELDLRGQRADEALDKLDGYLDRAYLARLPWVRIIHGKGTGKLRDVVREALGQHPQVKAYESGKDGEGGDGVTVATLRS